The following proteins are encoded in a genomic region of Schistocerca serialis cubense isolate TAMUIC-IGC-003099 chromosome 9, iqSchSeri2.2, whole genome shotgun sequence:
- the LOC126418789 gene encoding uncharacterized protein LOC126418789, translating to MSDGGILEYTELFHALLNEHLNLSNNDETIKNLNFVFLGDEAFSLKEKFLKPYSQRELDHDRRIFNYRLSRARNVVENVFGIITLRFRILHTPINMKIGKIKYIILAICALHNFLRRRSKGYITVTALDMEDLVDCTLHEGDWRKGLQSAVSRNPSIRAKDNREAYKKYFVSEGSVPWQEDMLRAGRA from the coding sequence ATGTCTGATGGAGGAATTCTTGAATACACAGAATTATTTCACGCACTGCTGAACGAACATTTAAATTTGTCAAATAATGATGAAACTATAAagaatttaaattttgtgtttttggGTGATGAAGCTTTTTCATTGAAAGAGAAATTCTTAAAACCTTATTCTCAAAGAGAATTAGATCACGACAGAAGAATTTTTAACTACAGATTATCACGTGCTCGCAATGTTGTAGAAAATGTTTTTGGTATAATAACATTACGATTTAGAATCCTCCACACACCAATCAACATGAAGATCGGAAAGATAAAGTACATTATTTTGGCCATATGTGCATTACACAATTTTTTACGTAGACGAAGTAAAGGATATATTACAGTTACAGCATTGGACATGGAAGATTTGGTAGACTGTACATTACACGAGGGTGACTGGCGAAAGGGTTTACAGTCTGCAGTGTCAAGAAATCCATCTATACGAGCAAAAGACAATCGAGAAGCATATAAGAAATATTTTGTATCAGAAGGAAGTGTGCCCTGGCAGGAAGACATGTTACGTGCTGGAAGAGCGTAA